One segment of Anopheles stephensi strain Indian chromosome 3, UCI_ANSTEP_V1.0, whole genome shotgun sequence DNA contains the following:
- the LOC118511747 gene encoding uncharacterized protein LOC118511747 yields the protein MAWVYTGTDLSYLFCCCNQRHLLAVIFIFTIVMGAPHTDFTSSQRQTVQDTDSGNHRNHQQHQHHHHHHQQQHHQHHLQHHQHHQQQQHPVSSVAPSVSPFTAAMYFATQNNTKVTAQRGGTALLPCTVISQSSALVSWIRRQDFQLLTVGLSTYSSDERFLVEHLRHLGHWALRIKSVRTEDEGLYECQLSVHPVQSVFVELKVVEAAAEIAGAPDLHIDEGSTLRLECKLQRATENPTFVFWYHEQNMVNFDQLNGFSVTPFQPPATAGHPSHLHPYLLPHPLEDEHDLPLSAEDEQGFNLLDDERLLQRSLQLGQDSSEPFLTPSSSSSLLLASLAAAAAALSSSPYHQQHLDRTDSLERQDELSAGGTASSDAPGHRHPHLHHQHHHPHHGQHYPAMNYSDPMPYSHILTPAPSVLTIKEVHLRHAGNYTCAPSNARPASITVHVLQGEKPAAMQHANRSQLDDGGKPSRSGSYPQRPTLMLVLLPHLAMVMAMMATTLMLYGSVAHHR from the exons ATGGCTTGGGTTTACACCGGTACCGATCTGAGCTATCTCTTCTGTTGCTGTAATCAAAGGCATCTTCTAGCTGTGATATTCATCTTTACCATCGTCATGGGCGCACCACATACGG ATTTCACCTCTTCGCAGCGGCAAACGGTGCAAGATACCGATAGCGGCAACCATCGGAATCATCAACAGCAccaacatcatcaccaccaccatcagcagcagcatcatcaacaccaccttcaacaccatcaacaccatcagcaacaacaacatccgGTCTCATCGGTAGCCCCTTCCGTGTCACCGTTTACGGCCGCAATGTATTTTGCCacccaaaacaacacaaaagtCACTGCACAACGAGGCGGCACGGCACTGCTACCGTGCACCGTCATCAGCCAATCTTCTGCCCTG GTATCGTGGATCCGGCGGCAGGACTTCCAGCTACTAACGGTCGGTCTCTCGACGTACAGCAGCGACGAACGGTTTCTGGTCGAGCATTTGCGCCACTTGGGCCACTGGGCGCTGCGGATCAAGTCCGTGCGCACCGAGGACGAGGGACTGTATGAGTGCCAGCTGTCCGTTCATCCCGTTCAATCGGTGTTTGTCGAGCTTAAAGTCGTAG aggcagcagcagaaatAGCCGGAGCACCCGATCTACACATTGATGAGGGATCCACCTTACGGCTAGAGTGCAAATTACAGCGCGCTACCGAGAATCCGACGTTCGTGTTCTG GTACCACGAGCAGAACATGGTAAACTTTGATCAGCTGAACGGATTTTCCGTCACACCGTTCCAACCGCCGGCCACCGCCGGTCACCCATCGCACCTGCATCCCTACCTGTTGCCCCATCCGCTAGAGGACGAGCACGATCTGCCACTGTCGGCCGAGGACGAGCAGGGCTTCAATCTGCTCGATGACGAACGACTGCTCCAGCGCTCGCTACAACTCGGGCAGGATTCTTCCGAACCCTTCCTGAcgccgtcctcctcctcctcgctACTCCTAGCGTCGCTGgctgcggcggcggcagccTTATCTTCCTCACcctaccaccagcagcacttGGATCGAACGGATTCGCTGGAACGGCAGGACGAACTGTCGGCCGGTGGTACGGCATCGTCCGATGCGCCCGGCCATCGTCATCCGCATCTgcaccatcagcaccatcatccGCACCACGGTCAGCATTATCCGGCGATGAATTACAGCGACCCGATGCCGTACTCGCACATCCTCACTCCGGCACCGAGCGTGCTAACGATCAAGGAGGTCCACTTAAGGCACGCCGGTAATTACACGTGCGCACCATCGAACGCTCGCCCAGCCAGCATCACCGTACACGTGCTGCAAG GTGAGAAGCCGGCAGCGATGCAGCACGCCAACCGCAGCCAGCTGGACGACGGTGGCAAACCGTCCCGAAGCGGAAGCTACCCACAGCGACCGACGCTGATGCTGGTGCTACTGCCGCACCTGGCGATGGTGATGGCAATGATGGCGACGACGTTGATGCTGTACGGTTCGGTAGCGCACCATCGGTGA